A single Triticum dicoccoides isolate Atlit2015 ecotype Zavitan chromosome 2A, WEW_v2.0, whole genome shotgun sequence DNA region contains:
- the LOC119358809 gene encoding probable cinnamyl alcohol dehydrogenase 6: MEVTPNHTQEVSGWAAMDESGEIVPFNFKRRENGVDDVTIKVLYCGMCHTDLHFAKNHWGITTYPVVPGHEITGVVTKVGANVSGFRPGDRVGVGCLACSCLDCEQCDSSQENYCDKLGLTYNSVYWDGSVTYGGYSSMYVAHKRFVVRVPDSLPLDAAAPLLCAGITVYTPMKKHGMLRAAGKRLGVVGLGGLGHVAVKFGKAFGLHVTVISTSPAKEQEARENLKADDFIISTDDKQMQAMARKLDYVIDTVPAAHSLGPILELLKVGGALALVAAPDGPLELPSFPLIFGNKTISGSITGGMNDHQEMMDLCGEHNITCDIELVSNDGINRALARLARNDVRYRFVIDIAGGDSRF; this comes from the exons ATGGAGGTTACCCCCAACCACACGCAGGAGGTAAGCGGGTGGGCGGCCATGGACGAGTCCGGCGAGATTGTGCCGTTCAACTTCAAGCGTCGGGAGAACGGCGTGGACGACGTGACGATCAAGGTGCTGTACTGCGGCATGTGCCACACGGACCTCCACTTCGCCAAGAACCACTGGGGCATCACCACGTACCCGGTGGTGCCGGGCCACGAGATCACCGGCGTGGTCACCAAGGTCGGGGCCAACGTGTCGGGGTTCAGGCCCGGCGACCGCGTCGGCGTGGGGTGCCTGGCGTGCTCATGCCTGGACTGCGAGCAGTGCGACAGCtcgcaggagaactactgcgacaaGTTGGGGCTCACCTACAACAGCGTCTACTGGGACGGCAGCGTCACCTACGGCGGCTACTCCAGCATGTACGTCGCGCACAAGAGGTTCGTGGTGCGGGTCCCCGACAGCCTGCCGCTGGACGCGGCGGCGCCGTTGCTGTGCGCCGGGATCACCGTGTACACCCCGATGAAGAAGCACGGGATGCTGCGGGCGGCCGGCAAGAGGCTCGGGGTGGTCGGGCTGGGCGGGCTGGGCCACGTCGCGGTCAAGTTCGGCAAGGCCTTCGGGCTGCACGTCACGGTGATCAGCACGTCGCCGGCCAAAGAGCAGGAGGCCAGGGAGAACCTCAAGGCCGACGACTTCATCATCAGCACCGACGACAAGCAGATGCAG GCTATGGCGAGGAAGCTTGACTACGTGATCGACACAGTCCCGGCGGCACACTCGCTGGGACCAATCCTGGAGCTGCTCAAGGTGGGCGGCGCACTCGCCCTCGTCGCCGCTCCGGACGGGCCCCTCGAACTCCCTTCCTTCCCGCTTATTTTCG GGAACAAGACGATCAGTGGGAGCATAACGGGGGGAATGAATGACCATCAGGAGATGATGGACCTCTGCGGGGAGCACAACATCACCTGCGAcatcgagctcgtctccaacgacgGGATCAACCGCGCGTTAGCCAGGCTCGCGCGCAACGACGTCCGCTACCGTTTCGTCATCGACATTGCGGGGGGTGACTCCAGGTTCTAG